tagtcttaatatgtaactcaattcacaataatactaacttcgtcacagtcatttcctacaacatccgagccacgcccctttgttttgactaaccgaaacatggcggaccaatgttcaattgtcttcaactttctgaggcctttgtcctctctatagtatctaactcgttgaatctagtaaactttgttttatttatgtgTTCCTCGTGTATACATAAAGTGACCTTGTTGTTACTGAGTTTTTCTTggtctgttttttttattgtggGTGTGATTTGAGAATATGGGACGAAGTACGAGTGTTTTTAAGAAGAGAAAGTTCACTGGCAACATACATACAAGAAAGCAGTCTGTACATAACAATGAAACTGTACGGAACAGTTCTCCTAGGCCTAACCTAAATGTTAACCATGAACCAAGTTCTTCTAAGAAGAAgcttagttatttaaataatatagaaaGTGAAGCAGCATATAATAACAgtcagaaatttaataatatcattGTAAATTTAGATATTATTTCGAATCTCGTTCAAGacaatgtaaaatgtaaatattgtggcAGTGTAGATAGTGTGTATATAActgaaaatcttcaaaataggcGTGGACTCGCATCGAAACTTattttgaaatgtaaacattgtaACTTGAATGTCTCTAAGAGAACCTCAAAATTTACGAGGCATTCATTTTATGATATAAATGTCAAATTAGTGTATGGTATGAGGTGCATAGAAAAGGGACTAGATGCAGCTAAAACACTCTGTGCAGTCTTAGACCTACCACCTCCAActgcaatttttcaaaattacagcAGCATGCTCAACAGGGCTATAAAAGAAATTAGTACAGCATCGATGATGAATGCTGCTAAAGAAACTGTGGAAATTAATGGTTCCACAGACATTGCTGTTGCTGTTGATGGTACTTGGCAACGAAGAGGACATACATCACTTAGCGGTGTAGTGACAGCCACATCAGTAGCCACAGGCAAAGTGATAGATGTCGAATGCCTCACCAAATATTGCTCTAAATGTAAATTGAAAGTAGGTGCCCACATATGCCATGCTAACTATGCTGGGCCTAGTGGAGGGATGGAAGCTAAGGGAGCAGTAGAGATATTTTGCAGATCTGAGCATGCACGTAGTGCACGATATGTTGAATTCCTAGGGGATGGTGACTCCAAGGCTCACCTTGC
This region of Periplaneta americana isolate PAMFEO1 chromosome 13, P.americana_PAMFEO1_priV1, whole genome shotgun sequence genomic DNA includes:
- the LOC138712335 gene encoding uncharacterized protein translates to MGRSTSVFKKRKFTGNIHTRKQSVHNNETVRNSSPRPNLNVNHEPSSSKKKLSYLNNIESEAAYNNSQKFNNIIVNLDIISNLVQDNVKCKYCGSVDSVYITENLQNRRGLASKLILKCKHCNLNVSKRTSKFTRHSFYDINVKLVYGMRCIEKGLDAAKTLCAVLDLPPPTAIFQNYSSMLNRAIKEISTASMMNAAKETVEINGSTDIAVAVDGTWQRRGHTSLSGVVTATSVATGKVIDVECLTKYCSKCKLKVGAHICHANYAGPSGGMEAKGAVEIFCRSEHARSARYVEFLGDGDSKAHLAVNEAKPYGDIKIEKAECIGHIQKRMGARLWRLVNEWKGKKLSDGKALSGKGRLTGTEIDNIQRYYGQAIRNNCHDLSSMRKAVWATYFHKLSTDETPQHGLCPAGADSWCRYRRAEVSGEVYEHKHSLPETVMNLMKPIFRDLSDENLLRKCLHGRTQNANESFNNLIWTRVPKTVFVGLDTLKIGVRDAVLSFNEGAISRVNVLENIDVGCGRNMRTALLKIDKQRVQKVEVEASNITKEARVKKRNEKRKREEETEEGQNHYAPGMF